In Gimesia benthica, a single window of DNA contains:
- a CDS encoding enolase C-terminal domain-like protein produces MKIASLKAYRIHVPLKRKVTHASYSRTESESILVRCELEDGTVGWGESVPRPYVTGDTADSVLSQYQATDFRPLTDWRWDSAAEMVSLCLSLKFAAPPDGPAAYESRGCLGNAARCAMELSLLDAATRSLNVPIAEVLTCLDEDQTLTQQLPEVRYSAVLTSMKPVKQTLLSLLYRLTGFRQCKVKVGMPGCDDLALLRKVRRLTGRRMELRIDANEAWTRSELEAYDAAFSSLEIQSIEQPVAHSSLTDLKGIHGQLKAWVMLDESLCSYQDAEQAITEGYCDAFNLRISKLGGLIPTFQIARLAQQAGIHCQLGCQVGETGVLSAAGRHFASHIRGIEFLEGSFDRYLLRQNIINEEISFQWGGKAPALKGPGLGVTVNAERLSQFMQQEMQLI; encoded by the coding sequence ATGAAAATCGCCAGCCTGAAGGCTTATCGCATCCATGTTCCGCTGAAGCGTAAGGTGACGCACGCTTCATACAGCAGGACGGAATCGGAGTCGATTCTGGTCCGCTGTGAGCTGGAGGATGGCACCGTGGGCTGGGGGGAATCTGTGCCCCGTCCCTACGTGACCGGGGATACCGCCGATTCGGTTCTATCACAATACCAGGCGACCGATTTTCGGCCGCTGACGGACTGGCGGTGGGACAGTGCCGCAGAAATGGTGTCACTTTGTCTCTCTTTGAAGTTCGCAGCGCCCCCTGATGGACCAGCCGCATATGAGTCACGGGGCTGCCTGGGAAATGCCGCCCGCTGTGCGATGGAATTGAGCCTGCTGGATGCGGCAACCCGCTCTCTCAATGTTCCCATCGCGGAAGTGCTGACGTGTCTGGATGAGGATCAGACACTGACTCAGCAGCTTCCCGAAGTGCGTTACAGTGCCGTACTGACCTCGATGAAACCGGTCAAACAGACTCTGTTGTCTCTGCTGTATCGACTGACGGGCTTTCGTCAGTGTAAAGTCAAAGTTGGTATGCCCGGCTGCGACGATCTGGCACTGCTGCGAAAAGTCCGCCGTCTGACAGGCCGCCGCATGGAACTGCGGATTGATGCCAATGAAGCCTGGACCCGCTCCGAACTGGAAGCATACGATGCGGCTTTCAGTTCACTGGAAATCCAGTCGATCGAACAACCAGTGGCCCATTCTTCCCTCACGGACCTGAAGGGCATTCACGGACAATTGAAAGCCTGGGTGATGCTCGATGAGTCATTGTGCAGCTATCAGGATGCAGAACAGGCGATTACCGAGGGGTACTGTGACGCCTTCAATTTACGGATTTCCAAGCTGGGTGGCCTGATCCCCACGTTTCAGATTGCCCGTCTCGCACAGCAGGCGGGGATCCATTGTCAGCTGGGATGCCAGGTGGGAGAGACAGGCGTTCTCTCGGCAGCAGGCAGGCATTTTGCCAGCCATATCAGGGGAATCGAGTTTCTGGAGGGGAGCTTTGATCGCTATCTGCTGAGACAGAACATCATCAATGAGGAGATCTCGTTTCAATGGGGGGGCAAAGCTCCCGCGCTGAAAGGACCGGGGTTGGGTGTCACTGTGAATGCAGAGCGTCTGTCACAATTCATGCAGCAGGAAATGCAACTGATCTGA
- the hpnH gene encoding adenosyl-hopene transferase HpnH, whose amino-acid sequence MGVPLSQMWTVAKYVVTQRLKGVKRYPLVLMLEPLFRCNLACAGCGKIQFPANILKQNLSPEKCFQAVEECGAPIVSIPGGEPLLHPQMPEIVAGLVARKKFVYLCTNAILLEKHLENYPPSKYLTFSIHLDGIKEDHDAAVCREGIYDKAISAIKAAVKAGHRVTTNSTLFNNADPERVRQMFDQLAELGIESMMLSPGYQYEKAPDQEHFLKRNQTVSMFRRILSAPKKAWKFNHSPLFLEFLKGNWELECTPWGNPTYNIFGWQKPCYLLEEGYAETFEELMSSTSWEAYGRKSGNEKCRDCMVHCGHEPTAVDQTFSSWKGFMKVVSLTLFGSKDNQQPLPTPEPIPAPHYTVSDSDLYQLELPAEDESCESETEALVER is encoded by the coding sequence GTGGGTGTTCCCCTTTCCCAGATGTGGACTGTAGCTAAATATGTCGTAACGCAACGACTCAAAGGCGTCAAACGCTATCCCCTGGTTTTGATGCTGGAACCCTTGTTCCGCTGCAACCTGGCCTGTGCCGGCTGTGGGAAGATTCAGTTCCCCGCGAATATTCTCAAGCAGAATTTGAGCCCCGAAAAGTGCTTCCAGGCAGTCGAAGAGTGCGGTGCTCCGATTGTTTCAATCCCCGGCGGTGAACCGCTGCTGCACCCCCAGATGCCGGAAATCGTTGCGGGCCTGGTTGCTCGTAAGAAATTCGTCTATCTCTGCACGAACGCGATTCTGCTCGAAAAACACCTGGAAAACTATCCTCCTTCGAAGTATCTCACATTTTCCATTCACCTGGATGGCATCAAGGAAGACCACGATGCTGCCGTCTGTCGTGAAGGAATCTACGATAAAGCGATCAGCGCGATTAAAGCCGCTGTGAAAGCAGGGCACCGGGTCACAACCAATTCCACCCTGTTCAACAATGCCGATCCGGAACGCGTGCGGCAGATGTTTGATCAACTGGCCGAGCTGGGCATCGAAAGCATGATGCTCTCCCCGGGATACCAGTACGAAAAAGCCCCCGACCAGGAGCATTTTCTCAAACGGAATCAGACGGTTTCCATGTTCCGCCGGATTCTGTCCGCCCCGAAAAAGGCCTGGAAGTTCAATCATTCCCCATTATTTCTCGAGTTCCTTAAAGGGAACTGGGAACTGGAATGCACCCCCTGGGGTAACCCGACCTACAACATCTTCGGCTGGCAGAAACCCTGCTATCTGCTGGAAGAGGGCTACGCCGAGACGTTCGAAGAGCTGATGTCATCCACCAGCTGGGAAGCATATGGCCGTAAGAGCGGCAACGAAAAATGCCGGGACTGTATGGTGCACTGCGGACACGAACCAACGGCAGTCGACCAGACCTTCTCTTCCTGGAAAGGCTTCATGAAAGTGGTCTCTCTGACCCTGTTCGGTTCGAAGGACAACCAGCAGCCACTCCCCACACCAGAACCGATCCCGGCTCCTCACTATACCGTCAGCGACAGCGACCTGTATCAGCTGGAACTCCCGGCCGAAGACGAGTCCTGCGAGTCAGAAACCGAAGCGCTCGTGGAGCGCTGA
- a CDS encoding DUF1501 domain-containing protein — protein sequence MLTILGKPTAKNGTFCDGVSRRSFLKIGGMALGGISLPGAMRAEADSQTGSNHKAIINIYLPGGPSHIDLWDPKPDAPKEIRGEFAPIKTNVPGVEICELFPRMASMMDKFIPVRTISDADGRHDAYQCMTGRTFGSRQPPGGWPAAGAFVSKLQGPVNSAVPAHVALMYKTGNGTWGEPGTGGFLGVPYAPFNLVGRKARSSPDNMILQGITLERLRDRVKLQKAFDSFRRDADTSGLMESMDVYSQQAMNILTTSKLADALDLSKEDPQILARYGESSEKFQRDGAPPMIENFCMARRLVEAGARFVSLNYSRWDWHGPDGMNFPKSREEFPRLDQGLAALVTDLHERGLDKDVSVVVWGEFGRTPKINKNNSRDHWPRVSCAMLAGGGMNAGQVIGRTNRKGEYAEDRPVKFQEVFATLYQNVGLDLNGTRIFDTAGTPQYLVDQGIEPIHELI from the coding sequence ATGCTGACAATTCTGGGTAAACCGACCGCGAAAAATGGAACCTTTTGTGACGGCGTCTCGCGCCGCAGCTTTCTGAAAATTGGTGGAATGGCCTTGGGGGGGATATCACTCCCCGGTGCCATGCGTGCTGAGGCCGACAGCCAGACCGGCAGTAATCACAAAGCGATCATCAATATCTATCTGCCCGGCGGGCCGTCGCACATCGATCTCTGGGATCCCAAGCCGGACGCGCCAAAAGAAATCCGCGGCGAATTTGCTCCCATCAAGACCAACGTACCCGGCGTGGAAATCTGCGAACTGTTCCCACGCATGGCCAGCATGATGGATAAGTTCATCCCCGTCCGTACAATCTCTGATGCCGACGGCCGACACGATGCTTATCAATGTATGACGGGGCGAACCTTTGGAAGTCGCCAGCCCCCCGGAGGCTGGCCCGCTGCCGGTGCCTTTGTCTCCAAGCTGCAGGGCCCCGTCAATTCAGCGGTCCCCGCGCATGTCGCCCTGATGTACAAGACGGGTAATGGTACCTGGGGTGAACCGGGAACCGGTGGGTTTCTGGGCGTACCCTATGCTCCCTTCAATCTGGTGGGCCGCAAGGCACGTAGTTCACCAGACAATATGATCCTGCAGGGAATCACACTCGAGCGATTACGCGACCGGGTAAAACTGCAGAAAGCCTTCGATTCCTTCCGCCGTGATGCTGACACCAGCGGTCTCATGGAAAGCATGGATGTCTACTCGCAGCAGGCGATGAATATTCTCACAACCTCCAAGCTCGCGGATGCCCTGGACCTGTCCAAGGAAGATCCCCAGATCCTCGCCCGCTACGGGGAAAGTAGTGAGAAATTCCAGCGGGACGGTGCTCCCCCTATGATCGAAAACTTCTGCATGGCACGCCGACTGGTCGAAGCAGGCGCGCGATTCGTGTCCTTGAATTACAGTCGCTGGGACTGGCACGGTCCGGACGGGATGAACTTCCCCAAGTCGCGTGAAGAGTTCCCACGTCTCGACCAGGGGTTGGCAGCTTTGGTGACCGATCTGCATGAACGGGGGCTCGACAAAGACGTTTCGGTCGTGGTCTGGGGTGAATTCGGACGTACGCCCAAGATCAATAAAAACAACAGCCGCGATCACTGGCCCCGCGTCTCCTGTGCCATGCTCGCCGGAGGCGGCATGAACGCCGGCCAGGTCATTGGCCGTACCAACCGCAAAGGGGAATACGCCGAAGATCGCCCTGTAAAATTCCAGGAAGTCTTTGCCACGCTGTACCAGAATGTTGGTCTCGACCTCAACGGAACCCGTATCTTCGACACGGCGGGAACACCTCAATACCTGGTCGATCAGGGAATCGAACCGATTCACGAGCTGATCTGA
- a CDS encoding MFS transporter → MSPRFTRTQWLICIIASIGFAFDIYELLMLPLIVRPALQELVGASPGTPQFEYWVGMLFFLPAMVGGVFGLLGGYLTDLLGRRRVLVGSILLYAFSACAAAFVTSIEMLIVLRCTTFIGVCVEFVAAVAWLAELFPDPKRREAVLGFTQAFSSFGGLLVTGANWLALQYGDQFPAIAGGHEAWRYTLISGVIPALPLIIIRPFLPESPEWEKKKNAGTLKRPSIAELFSPRYRRTTIVTTIMFACSYGAAFGALQHTPRIVPSLPQVKEMTAGKPVPVQKKIEQSTAAEVNFYQEIGGLTGRFLFAVCAIWIVSRRGLMRLFQIPGLILIPLVYLFPARDNLELLKWGIFFAGLVTIAQFSFWGNYLPRAYPLHLRGTGESFAANIGGRMIGTSAALVTTTLTPLMPSKSTALAAACVALAVYLIGSIACFWLPEPAAEEED, encoded by the coding sequence ATGAGCCCCCGGTTTACCCGTACGCAGTGGTTGATCTGCATTATCGCATCCATCGGCTTTGCGTTTGACATCTACGAACTGCTGATGCTTCCCCTGATTGTTCGTCCCGCGTTGCAGGAACTGGTCGGTGCCAGTCCGGGTACCCCGCAGTTTGAATACTGGGTCGGCATGCTCTTCTTTCTGCCGGCTATGGTGGGCGGCGTCTTCGGATTACTGGGCGGCTATCTGACGGACCTGCTGGGCCGCCGCAGGGTACTGGTGGGAAGCATCCTGCTCTATGCCTTCTCAGCCTGTGCGGCCGCCTTTGTGACTTCAATCGAAATGCTGATCGTCCTCCGCTGTACGACCTTTATCGGCGTTTGTGTGGAATTCGTTGCGGCGGTCGCCTGGCTGGCAGAACTGTTTCCTGATCCGAAACGGCGTGAAGCCGTACTTGGTTTTACACAGGCGTTCTCCTCATTCGGCGGACTGCTGGTGACCGGTGCCAACTGGCTTGCATTACAATACGGAGACCAGTTCCCCGCGATCGCCGGCGGACATGAAGCCTGGCGGTACACACTGATTTCCGGTGTCATTCCAGCGTTGCCGCTGATTATCATTCGTCCGTTCCTGCCGGAGTCTCCCGAATGGGAGAAAAAGAAAAACGCCGGGACATTGAAACGCCCCAGTATCGCGGAGCTCTTTTCACCCCGGTATCGCCGTACAACTATCGTGACGACCATCATGTTCGCCTGCAGTTACGGGGCTGCCTTTGGTGCCCTGCAGCATACGCCGCGCATCGTCCCCTCGTTGCCGCAGGTCAAAGAGATGACTGCGGGGAAGCCGGTGCCCGTCCAGAAGAAGATCGAACAATCTACCGCCGCCGAGGTTAACTTTTACCAGGAGATCGGCGGTCTGACAGGACGCTTCCTGTTCGCCGTGTGTGCCATCTGGATTGTCAGTCGTCGTGGACTGATGCGTCTGTTTCAGATTCCCGGCCTGATCCTGATTCCGCTGGTGTATCTCTTCCCGGCCCGCGATAACCTGGAGCTGCTGAAGTGGGGCATTTTCTTTGCCGGGCTGGTGACGATTGCCCAGTTCAGCTTCTGGGGGAACTATCTGCCCCGCGCCTATCCGCTGCACTTAAGAGGTACCGGGGAAAGCTTCGCGGCCAATATCGGCGGCCGCATGATTGGTACTTCGGCTGCCCTGGTGACGACAACATTGACTCCGCTGATGCCGAGTAAGTCGACGGCACTCGCAGCGGCCTGCGTCGCTCTGGCGGTTTACCTGATCGGATCGATCGCCTGTTTCTGGCTGCCTGAACCAGCGGCGGAGGAAGAAGACTGA
- a CDS encoding SGNH/GDSL hydrolase family protein, which yields MLKLIYLLLLATPLLCTETSSAAEVINAGVGGNRSSQLLKRLERDVLSKQPTVVVLMVGTNDRLNSGGFIDIKAYRKNVVSLIDQIQSGGAKVVLMTPPTCIPELLFTRHDHTKYADQAPKVRMQEVRTVLLDLSRQKQIPVIDFHNYLIDHKIADASKTSVIRNPANSGVKDGVHLTPAGYQLLARLVAEKLKAEQLDITKVICFGDSLTKGSKQANYPAYLQQLLSDK from the coding sequence ATGCTGAAACTGATCTACCTGCTGTTGCTGGCAACTCCCCTGCTCTGTACGGAAACCTCTTCTGCTGCAGAGGTCATCAATGCAGGCGTCGGCGGAAATCGCAGTTCACAACTGCTAAAGCGACTGGAGCGGGATGTGCTCTCGAAGCAGCCGACCGTGGTCGTGCTGATGGTGGGTACGAATGACCGGCTTAACTCGGGAGGCTTTATTGACATCAAGGCGTACCGCAAGAATGTGGTATCGCTGATCGATCAGATTCAGTCAGGCGGTGCGAAGGTTGTCCTGATGACGCCCCCCACCTGTATTCCAGAGCTCCTGTTTACCCGTCATGACCACACAAAGTACGCCGACCAGGCCCCAAAAGTACGCATGCAGGAAGTTCGAACCGTACTGCTGGACCTTTCGCGTCAAAAGCAGATCCCGGTAATCGACTTTCATAACTATCTGATCGACCACAAAATCGCAGACGCTTCAAAAACCAGCGTCATCCGTAACCCGGCGAACAGCGGCGTCAAAGATGGCGTGCATCTGACACCAGCCGGTTATCAGCTGCTGGCCAGACTCGTAGCAGAGAAACTGAAAGCAGAGCAATTGGATATCACAAAGGTAATCTGTTTCGGTGACAGCCTGACCAAAGGATCTAAACAGGCGAACTACCCGGCTTATCTACAACAGCTGCTTTCAGACAAATAA
- a CDS encoding DcaP family trimeric outer membrane transporter — protein sequence MHWNTKLACTLLLALTVVPATVGAQSRTLPPEPAARSAYDPYLSVDQPFPPGVMTDEPGRVNISLDESNNTDSSPLPDERESSQAIVPPLTMGVGSGEVNPELLADPYITDARQFNVGLDLYAAPSFSDGLIIFGKEAAMKIGGFVKADFIYDFDPIDSTDSFVTTDIPIGAPHRTNARFHARQSRLSFDTRWLTNGRLVRVYVEGDFFSDGNRFRLRHAFGQSGSLLVGQTWTTFTDVAAAPATLDFEGSVSAVNRRQAQVRWTERVFNDNTTFAVSVEDSNFIIEPPQGITGEPRSPSPDFVTRLRYENDCGQYQVAGLYRVVGFQPTGQDVITSFAYGFNFTGVRLITERTKVYSQIVFGEGIGSYRSLPDAAPTAADKGDLLPMFGWMVGLTHDWNDELSSNFTYAENTLQTSTFQAATDVKQTTYLAANLIWNPIENVKIGVEYLYGTKEDVGGGTGDAHRLQTSFIFDLP from the coding sequence ATGCACTGGAATACGAAGCTTGCCTGTACGTTGCTGCTGGCACTGACCGTTGTTCCCGCCACAGTCGGGGCACAAAGTCGGACTTTGCCACCGGAGCCTGCTGCGCGATCCGCTTACGATCCGTATCTGTCCGTCGATCAGCCCTTTCCACCGGGAGTGATGACGGATGAGCCCGGCCGGGTGAATATCTCGCTGGATGAGTCGAATAACACAGACAGTAGTCCGCTTCCGGATGAGCGCGAGTCCAGTCAGGCGATAGTGCCGCCGCTGACCATGGGGGTAGGCAGCGGCGAGGTCAATCCGGAGCTCCTGGCGGACCCCTATATCACAGATGCCCGCCAGTTTAATGTCGGTTTGGATCTCTACGCGGCCCCCTCGTTCTCCGACGGATTAATTATCTTTGGTAAAGAAGCGGCGATGAAAATCGGTGGCTTTGTCAAAGCCGATTTCATCTACGATTTCGATCCTATCGATTCGACAGACTCGTTTGTGACGACTGACATTCCCATCGGTGCCCCGCATCGAACGAATGCCCGGTTTCATGCGCGGCAGTCTCGCTTGAGTTTTGATACCCGCTGGCTGACGAACGGCCGTCTGGTTCGTGTCTACGTGGAAGGTGACTTCTTCAGTGACGGCAACCGTTTTCGCTTAAGGCATGCTTTCGGTCAGTCCGGATCACTGCTGGTGGGACAGACCTGGACAACATTCACCGACGTGGCAGCTGCTCCTGCAACACTCGACTTCGAAGGCTCTGTCTCTGCCGTGAACCGCAGGCAGGCCCAGGTCCGCTGGACAGAGAGAGTATTCAATGACAATACAACGTTCGCGGTCTCTGTCGAAGATTCGAATTTTATTATCGAGCCTCCCCAGGGAATCACAGGTGAACCCCGCAGTCCCTCCCCCGATTTTGTCACCCGACTGCGTTACGAAAATGACTGCGGTCAGTACCAGGTTGCGGGGCTCTATCGTGTCGTCGGCTTCCAGCCGACGGGGCAGGATGTAATTACCAGCTTCGCTTATGGCTTCAACTTCACTGGAGTGCGGCTGATTACTGAACGCACCAAGGTCTATTCACAGATCGTTTTCGGTGAAGGAATCGGCAGTTATCGTTCCCTGCCTGATGCCGCGCCGACAGCCGCAGATAAGGGTGATCTGTTACCCATGTTCGGCTGGATGGTCGGTCTGACCCATGACTGGAATGACGAGCTGAGTTCCAACTTCACCTACGCGGAAAATACGCTCCAAACCTCGACCTTCCAGGCTGCCACCGATGTTAAGCAAACGACTTACCTGGCGGCAAACCTGATCTGGAATCCGATCGAGAACGTCAAGATCGGTGTTGAGTATCTGTATGGAACCAAGGAAGATGTCGGCGGCGGGACAGGCGATGCACACCGCCTGCAGACCTCGTTCATTTTTGATCTGCCCTGA